In Malus sylvestris chromosome 15, drMalSylv7.2, whole genome shotgun sequence, a single genomic region encodes these proteins:
- the LOC126604511 gene encoding dehydrin DHN1-like, translating to MANYQSQYGTKPQDTDEYGNPIQQGTTGGFGSATTGTGYGTTETPYTGGQQQQERGTGMTGSGYGTTDAPYTGGQQQQERGMMDKIKDKIPGTGGGRRDDDPYSSNAQTGTGMTGTGYGTTDAPYTGGEYEERGMMDKVKDKIPGTGQRDETYSSKTASTTAPYGGTTVEHQEKKGAMDKIKEKLPGGRH from the coding sequence ATGGCGAATTATCAGTCTCAATATGGTACAAAGCCCCAAGACACAGATGAGTATGGAAACCCGATTCAACAGGGTACTACCGGAGGCTTCGGTAGTGCCACCACTGGTACTGGGTACGGGACCACTGAAACCCCGTACACAGGAGGGCAACAGCAACAAGAGAGAGGTACTGGCATGACTGGAAGTGGTTACGGGACTACTGATGCCCCGTACACAGGAGGGCAGCAGCAACAAGAGAGAGGGATGATGGACAAGATCAAGGACAAGATTCCAGGAACTGGTGGTGGACGTAGGGATGACGACCCCTACTCATCGAATGCCCAGACCGGTACTGGCATGACTGGAACTGGGTACGGGACTACTGACGCCCCGTACACTGGAGGGGAGTACGAAGAAAGGGGGATGATGGACAAGGTCAAGGACAAGATTCCGGGGACTGGGCAGAGGGATGAAACCTACTCATCTAAGACGGCCTCCACCACCGCACCTTACGGTGGCACCACCGTAGAGCACCAGGAAAAGAAGGGCGCCATGGACAAGATCAAAGAAAAGCTTCCCGGTGGACGCcattaa